The genomic window tggaaaataaaaaataaaataaactaaaagaatAACAGAAACATGATGAGAGATTGATTTACTTAATAAATCCTTGTCCCAGCTAAAGTAGCAATTAGATTAAATGAACATTGATATTAGTACAAGCACAAGCACTGCAATTACATATTCTGAAATCTTTACATAAGTAGACTAATACTAAACATAGATAGAACAGACATGACAGCATAATATCAGAGGAAATGGTAGAAAACCCATTTCAGAGAATATACCTGATATTATTAATGGCTGAGTCAACTGATGGAAGAGGAACTGGCAGATTCTGCATCAAATCACTACCTTCCTGCAATATATCATATCATTAGAGGCTACAGAAGACCCCAACTCTCTTCCCGTAGAAGAACCACAACAAGAAAAGTATTAACAAAACCTCTGCAACTTGTGAAAGATGACCCATAGAGGATTGTTTCTCATGCACATCAAGCCCAGACAAAGAATTCGAGCTCCCTCCTAAATCAGACCCAGAATCCTCGACATCTGGGATCTAGAAGAAAGAGAACATATTTAAATGCATAATACCTCAAACTTTCAGAAATTAGTGTCAAAAGCAAAACAGGATGAGTGTCACTATACCAGGGAAGCCTGAGCCTTTACATCTTCAAGATTGAAATTCCAACCACTAATCCCCCGTTTATATTCATTCTACAAACAATAACACATCAAACAGTGAATGATAACATAAATACAACCTGCcagtaaaaaataaacaatatccTGTTATACTGTGAAAAAAGGAATCCTATCACAGAAAGTAAATCCATCTAATTAGGACAAAGAAAGGTGGAGAACAAGTAAGATAGATCAAAATCATTCAAACCATTAATCTTGATCCATTGGCTGAAGAAAAAAATGCACTCATGGCAAACAATAACGTCACACTAATAAAACATATGAAtcttaaaacaaatatttttaaacatgagAACAACTTAGCACATGACTCATGGCAAGGATTGCTTTCTTGGTTGGGATCATGCAGATGGCTAAAAGGAACATTATCAATATTATGCTTAAGTTCCCATGTGTATGGGGAGAACAATGGGGGAAAGTATATGTGGCATTCGACCATTTTAGGCACAACCTTAGATGTTATGGTTGGCAAGGATACTAAATTTCTCAAAGATAACGGTTCAATAGCATCATGATGGTATTCTTTACCCTATTTTAGGTCattgtcacaaaaaaaaaaaaaagtatttgtagGTGCTCGTCTCAGCACCTTGGTAGGTTGGAAGTTAAATTGTGCTTCTCATCAGAGGAAATTTGGTACTTGTTTGCAATAAGCAACTTCACCCATGGGATGCATTAAGATAAATTTTGTTTGATGTTGTTTAGAGAAACTTGTGCCAAAAAGTATTAGATGTCTGTTTAGAGACCATAGCCGTAGGATCTTAGAGTTTCATTAAAGCATGCTAGCTCAAATTTGACCATTGAACTGACCTTAGCATTATTAAAGGGCTACCAAGGAAAGCTAGGATGAATATTAGGAACCTTACTATGAAGAGGACCAAGCAATTGTGTGATCCTAAGCATCCGAAGGTAGGAGATGACCTTGGATGCACGACCAATAGATAAGGTAGATCTTTGGTGCCTTAAGTGGTTTAGGGTGTTTCTCTATGTAGAAGCTAAGGCTGAGTGGATAAAGAAGCAGATACATTAGCAAGAGAGGTGTCTGCTCTTCTCTGAATTTTATGAGGGACTTTCTTCTTCCATGAGGTTCTCAGTTTGACCTTTATTTTAGGGATTACTTACTAGAGAAAATTCACTTTTATGTTTGCCTTTTGGATTGGATTCTTTGGcacgtttttatttttattcatccTAAGGATTTGTCACCTTGTCTTATGTTTATGAACTTTAACAGTTCATTTAAGGAAGGACCTAGAATCTCCATTTGAAGCTTGGTTAGGTAAGTAGGGATAGAACAAAAAAGAGGTTGAAATGTTTTGAGATCTATGAGGATGTATTGATAGAGCCAGTTAATGTTCAAGGTTAGGCAGGTGGATGGCCCAGGATGGGTTAGAGAACAGTTTCTTTGGAGATCAACCCCAATTAGGAAGGTAGTcatcttttattataaaaaaattcacaaaataaGCGAAAAGCATCTCCTTGCTTGTGCCTTTATAGATGAAAATAGGAGGTTTTTCCTAATTATtccttaaaataatataatgctTCAGAGTCTTTACTGTTTAGAGATAAGATAGGTATGGAGGTTGTATAAGGGAGGGCTTTAGTGGTGATGCAATTTCAAGATGAGAGTTTTAAGGAAGCAAACATTAGTAAGCTTGATAAGGAAAGATGTCAGCCTAATTGAGAATAAGATATAGGGGAGGAACCTATAACCCATCCACCAAACCCTTAATAGGGCTTCAAAGCCCTCCACTTTTAGTCACATATTTTTTCAAACCTAAAGGGAGCTTTGCTCCTCCATATCCAACCTTCATCAAGTAAGATAGGCGACTCTTTCCAAAAGAGCACTAAAGTGGCTTTTCCAACCTTTCGACACTAAGAAACAGTGAAGTCTTGAATGAGATTGATTGTCATCACCTCCTCTCCAAGTGTAGGAGCCCCCATTTAGTGGAATATCATGCAATTTCAACTCCTCTGTAATCTTTGAAAATCATCTCATGACAATTGTATAATGTTGATGTTTCTTCTCTCACCCAAGAAACTAACCATGTTAAAGTCCCTAGCAAGACACCAAAGGTCACCCCACAAACCTCTAATGTCCCCTAATTCAGCCCAAAAATCCTCCCACTCCTCACACAAACAAGGTAGGGTCATAAACCCCAATGAATCCCCCtccaccccaaaaaaaaaaaatcttcgtAGCGtctaaaatgactttttttttataggtataaATGTATTAGAATAAAAAGAAGTACACACGACGTATACAAAGGAATCAAAAATGATAAGAGGCTATAAATGCTCCCCACTTCCTTTTTAGCAAATTCCAACACTATGCTATCCTAGAACACAAGGATTTCACATCCAATCCCCCAGGCCTCCGTTGAACCCCATTCTAAACATCTACCTACCCTTAACACTCCTCACTAACTCCACTATAATTTCATGAACTATTGTTTCCTATAAACATAACAAATATGCTTTTTGAGATCTTGTTAGGGATTTAATAGCCTTCCTTTTCTCCTTGACATTAATTTCTTCACATTCCAAGAAAGAATTTTCACTTTCATTAGCCCATTGCAACTAAAGCCCAACCACCCTTTTCACTCCCACTTTCATTCCTTCCTACTCCTTTGTTATTTACAAAACATTCTAGCTTCCGAAATTTCctctcaatttttgaaaactttgcCCTCTTTTTGCGATGCTCCTAGCTTTCTTCACTTTCCATACCTCCAACATTCTTATGAAAGCTAGGAGCCTGCTTGGGAACTATTCTTCAAAAAAACTCATTTGGTAATTTTTtgactaaaaatagttttatgggAACTTGTTCACAAATAGGTTGTTTTCTGAGAAGATAttataattgttttcacttgtttttaattgttttctaagggttattttaaaaataattgtataaatgtgatgaatgattgaaaataaacattacagataaaatttatttttaagaaatatttggaaatatagAAAGTGAGTTGAGAATACTTCAAAttccaaatagacttttgttttataaaacatttgagaactgttttttaaaattgttctcaaaaaatgctttttgagaaattttgatAACATTCCTAATCAAGCCCTAGAATTTCCTTCTCCAACCCCTCAATTGGCAATACTAGAAACCTACAAAACTCAATTAGCTTGGCATAAGACCCTTCTTCCAATGGACTTGCCTTGCTCAGGTCCCCCCACAAAACCAAAGGCTTCTCCCCCAACTCTTTTGCAACACCCTATGGAAGCCCTTCTAAAATTATCCAAGAATTCCATGAATCTCCCATCCTAAAAGATCATCCTTAAAGGCCCTCTCTTATCCCTTTGATGCTCATTGTCACCCCCTTCCCCCCAAATGAAGCCCTTCAACATGAGTACCACACTGTCAGGACTGAAACAATTCATAAAGAACCCCATTCACTTATCCCACAATTAACTTGAAGTTAGTTATGCAGTCAATGTTGTAAGCCAATTTACACATACCCCACAAACTTCTCATCTTGTGATGGTCTTTAGGAAGCATAGATAACTAACTTCAGTTCTAGGCAAATGTTTGTTTTCTGTTGGATGTTGCCATATGAAAGTGAGATCTTATACTCATGCACATCCTGTTAGAACAGTTATTAAAAGGAAATTCTCTTCAAGCTATTGTACTTCAGTTGCAACAAATGGTTGTTtggcttagaaaagaaaatgcccAATAGCTATGTCAAGTTTTGAATCAGAGTTTAAGGCAGGTCGATATGGAATATGCTAGTTTATTGTTTTCAAGATTCACTAAGATAAATAGCCCTTGATACTACAAACACTATAACTTTTGTTCCAATAATAAAGATGTGactataatttcataaaattcaatCCAATGATCAAGCATATTGAGATGGATAACACTTTATAACAGATAGTTGAGCATGAGGCTTATTTCCATACACAATGTGCTTGTAGATGTACTAAAGGACAAGTTAGAGTGAAATTCCCTTTCTATCTTGAGGACACTAGCTTAAGGGAGGGGGCAAATATCATGCAAGAGCCTAAGTGGTGTTAAAATACCATGTTCTTTACATTTTagtataaataatatcaaaatgtGAGAATACTTTGTTCATATAAATTGAACAAAACCAAATTCATGATAGTATATCAATGGACATTGgagtaaagaaaagaaataaaaacaaacaaaagaagaagaagaaagaaacaaaaagatgaaaaaaagaagggaagtTCCTAGAGAGATGCAAAatgtttatcttaatttttcttctattctGTACAATCTAAATACTAAAATGAATGTAGTGCCtactaatgaaaataataattgaaagcAAGAAAGAACAAGATGTAAGATCTTGGAGAGACGGAAAATTTTACTCTTTGTTATTATCTTTGTTCTGTTGCAATGGATCTAAACCTATTCCCAATTTGTTCAAGTGGCTTTTGAAACTAGACTATTGCTTACTTAATGTCTCACTCCCATTCTCAAAACTTTGTCTGCTAGGCCCAATATTTAACTTCAATCTAAAGCAAATAGACAGAAgattcaagaataaaaaatgatgattttccagctAGAACAAAATGAAGGCGGTGGAACATAGCTATCGACAAGGCTAATATTTCACCTATAACACTGTTGATATTAGATCACTTGCAAAGATTTTCAGGCAAACACTACATTTTGCATTTTACTTTTATCTAGATTATTGTCCCTGCAATACTCCATAGCTTCCAAACAATAACAATTAAGAGGTGCACCTGCATATGTACAATTTAATAGGGGAGATATAATAAATTGAGTATAGAAGACTAGTAACCATAGAATTCAAATTCAGTATCTAATAAACAAACCAGAAAATTGATAGACGAGACAACAATTTATTCTTCCTAGTTATGAAGATCCAAAAATAAAACCTGTGATAGCTCCTCCTTTTCCCCATCtggcatttttttttgtgcaagcatatcttcttctttcctcTATGTCAATAAAGACACCACTTATaagaataaaatacaaaatcaaaGTAGCATGTATGGATTATGGGTAACAAAATCATATCCCAAAATCAATATCTAACCTTCAATTCTTTAATACGCTCACCAAGATCAGGCAGCCCCTCCAAAAGTGTTCGTCCTATATAATCACTTGACCTAGCTTGCTTAAAGAAAGGATGCTTTAGCAACTTTTTTGCAGAAGGTCGTTTTGAAGGATCTTTTACCAAGCAACTTGCAATCATCTGCTTAAAAGACTAGGGACAAagaaggaaaaccaaaaaatcatGTCGAGGCATAACTAACTCAAGACTGATAATAGaactaatttattttgaaaacatacCTTAGAAAATTTTCTATCTCTTTCATAATCAAGGCCAGGGGGAGCATTTTGCAAAGTCATAAGCAGGACCTaacaatattaattttcttcagCTTTAATTAACTCCTGGAAATTTTGTAGAAGAttctaataaaaatttcatGTCCTATGATCCACACACCTTCATAGGAGGATATTTTGAGAAAGGAGCATGACCATGGGCAAGCTCCAATGCAGTTATACCAAAAGACCAGATATCAGCCCTGCAGGAAAATTGTTGAACATTAACACCATGTTATCTAATCAAGGATAAGAGGAAGGAAACTTGCAAAAAACAAAAGACTGACTTGAAGTCATAACCATGTAACTGCTCCATAACCTCAGGGGCCATCCTATGAACAAAGATAGAGAACTATGTTActcaacaaataataaaaacagtTACACTGAAAATTTTTGGGCTACATATAATGTTCTGATGTTCATGATGCAGTCTCATCTGTTGCTGATTTTCCCCTAGAACTTTCTACCATCATTCAATTTGTTTGTATATTTACTTGCCACagattctatttattttaaatatgctCAGGCAAGTTCATGGAGGCCAAAGATGATCtatcaaaattatattacaaaaaatgTTTACCAGAAAACGTGAAAAAGCCTAGGAACTTGTGGAATGGGTGGGTCAACCTATCAGAAAAGGCATACCAGCAAGGTGTCCCCACAAATGTGTTCCTTGAACGCTGCCTATCACCCGAATCAAAGAGGCAAGCAGAAACACCAAAATCTCCCAGTTTGATTGCACCACGTGCATCAATGAGAATATTTCCAGCCTATccaaaacataatttaagaTACTGATAAATATAGAAAGTCCAGTAATAACAAAGCAATAGTCAAAAAATTCTTCTCACGATTGATGGCATCAGCAATATGCAATTTGATCCTCTTACAAGTCAGATCTTTGCATGCTCATGACATTTGATTGCATTTTTCCATACCCAAGGTTCCTAATGGATTGGCATGCTTTGACATTGTGATTTTTGCTCACTAAAATTAGTTGGAAAAATCTTAGATAGACTTTCATTCACACTGATCATAACAGCCATAGTTACTTGATATTCATTGTTTCCAACTACTTCCCAAAACTAcataaaaaatactattaagCAACCTAGAGGTTTTCAACCATTGCATGCGCTCACAATAATTTATACCATAATATGAGAGCTTcaattaagatttaaaaataataataataaaaaaaaatttaaaaattaaatgctCACCTTGACATCTCGATGTATGTGCCCATGGTGATGAAGATACTCTAAACCCTTCAATACCTCACGTAAGATTGTTGCGATAACTACCTCCTCTAGACCATCAGGATAGGCAGCCTTCAAAATGTTAAGACAAGAACCCCCAGCCATATATGGCATGACAACCCACAAATTGTGTTCACTAACAAATGAGCAGTGTGATTTAAGAACGTTAGGGTGGTCAACCAGATTCATTGTTTGCGCTTCACGAGAAATATTATTCTGAGTAAAGTGAATAAAAATGTGTCAGAACAGCTAATCGATGTTATCAACaagataaaaaataggtttaaccaaatgtacaaatttgaaaacaatcaGTTTCATTGTAAAATCAGAGTCCCAaacctaaaattttattaaaacttttTGAATGGAATGCCCAAGTTCAAACACataatttagtttatttatatatcacCCAGATCCAGAATAACTATTCCCAGAAAAAGCAATAAGTCAAGTCTACTCATTGAAATCACCCTAACTATCCTACAGAACTgcaaatgaaatcatggacaaTTTAGTGGTATGACTCAAGCTAGTAGAAACAACTAAATCTACTTAAAACTCATCACTTAGTGACTGGATAAACAATGTACAGCAAAGCATGAAAGAGGCTTGCAAAGGCCAAACAAGATCATGCTCAAAGAGGCTTGCAAAAGACCATATGAACTACCcatgatttattttattctagTTTTATAGCCTGTTATATGGTCTATATGGCATGTGACGTTTTAAGTAGGCTGAAGGGCTTAGATTATATGGTTTTCAGAATAATCAAGGTTCAGAAGGTCAGGTTGTTATAGACCCAGGATGATACATATTGGTTTTCCCatctaattacaaaaatcaTATTGTGgcaaaatttttcctttttttccattAATTACAGGAAATCCATCAAAATGCAGGTTGGCAACCATTGTAGCCAACAAAAAACAAGATATGATTCTTTTTCTGTATCACATTGATATTTACAGCTAGTTCTTTCCTTGAGCAGGAGATCAAGGTCATAATGGGAactgataaattaataaatagctATCCAATACCTTGAATGATGGGATCATAGACTTCTATAAGTGGGACATCACACTGAACTTGAAGTAGATTTATCTTTATTTGGAGAAAGAATACAGATTAGGAGTCACCAGCAacatataaaaacatataaagaaTGCTCTCAAGatggattttttattcttgattcCTATcagaaaattgaagaataatTCAATTGACTAGGTCATTAAGGTGGGAACCTCAGGTTTAAAGAATGTGGAATCAACAGAAGATCAAACTAAAGTTAAGTTAGAAAAAGCCttggaatttgaaattgtttgTGAACCAAGCATGCCTGCATCaaattttgttattatatttttgttatattctTTAAAAGAATAATTCCACCCTCAAAAGATAAAGGAAGCAAGGGAACTTTACCCATTCAAATATGTCAATAAGCAGCATGTTTGTGGAACTTTTTCAACTAAGAAAGGAGTACAGTGAATGTATGTCACTCAAGGAACTCAAAGAGGAGTTGAGCAGGTCAAAGGCCAAAAACCAAGGCACCAATTCAAGGACAAGCTCTTTCCCAGTGTTGAGAAAAGTACTGAAGTGATGTAAAGGTATCAACTAGATAAACAAATATGATAAGACTTTACAAGGCCAATTTAAGGCTTGTGAGCTCCATGGCAATCAAGAAATGCAAGTTTGggctttggaaaaaaaaaaattcatagaaTTTGGGTCCTTCAATGCCTTATTTTAAACCTTATATTTCATACATTCTAGTTTTCCATAACTTCTATTttaaaacaagagaaaataaaattattgcatCCTCATTGTAGTGGGAGATGCTTGTGTTGCTACAGTAAACTACTCTAGCGAATATATTTCACAAATTTGTAACAATGAATCAATAAGGGTTTAGACTTTTAGTTTCTTCTAATTATGTTTTGATTCATGGTTGAGATTAGTTTTGATAAGCTACTGCCAACAATATATCAAGCTTATTTGAGCTTTAGCCCAAACACCCACCCTACAGGAAACCTTCTTAGGGCTTGCACCTAGACTCAATAAATTAGGGGAAATAAACATTTAGTGAGGTTCAAACTAATGACCTCGTGCTAAACAAGGCTTTGATATCATGATAAGCTACCAATTGACTTAAAGTTGTTAGATAACAGGCCAACAATGTATGCCAACTTCATTTAGCCTTTAACAAGTTTGATTAAAGGGCTACTTAACTATTAATAGGGTTATAATCTACTTCCTGTTACTTGTTAGTTAATATCCTATCATCCAACCACTTAATCCCTTCTATCCTTCCAAACATTTCATTTGGAAGTTTCTCACTTGTAAAACAATAATAAACCTCTTCATCCTCCTCATCTTCTCATAGCTTCTTTTAATACAGAAATACATATAGGCTGCATGACATGGTTTTGCTTAAACTGACTTTTCTACATGCATGTTTCAGAATATCACCACATTAAAACAACATAGTAAAAGTCTAAAACAAATTGAAGGGATTCTTAGTTCACTAGAAGTGCCTTGTGATGCTTTCCTGAGTTGTTccatgttatttaaaaattcatgaattaCCCATGATACGAATGTTATTTTGCACAGATATCAGTATTATTTGCTGAGCTATAAATCTTTTTCGTCTGACCCTCAATGAATTTCAAAGAATATAACTTTAATTCTTGTAACTTATATGATAATTATGGCATAGCAGTTAACAACTCTCTCAAAGCCACCCCCTCACCCACTCTTGATATCTCTAAGCGAGGACAGCTATAATTTCACTGCTGTAATTTCACTTTAAAGGAAAAATTGGGACTCGTCCATTCAGGTATTTTTTTATGTACTGGCCCTCCTGGGTACAATTTTAAGGAGAGGAAGGAGAGTTGAAGCATTTTTGCCTTTGATGAAGTGAGAAGTAAGCCCCTACAGCTTGAAGTGGGAACCTTTAGTTCACTTAAGTCTCAAGGTTGAATGCTCCTTCAGCTCCCCTTGAAGCCTCAAGGTTGTAAGCCTCTGAGAACTGTGGTCCTATGTTTCAGCATGCACCCAACCCTTAGCCCTTGTAAATTCTATCCCACTTCAACGTTAGGCGAATATTTCATGATGctcatattttattctattttaactTTCATATTCTTTGCTATTGATATTGCTATGGATGAAGAAGAACAATGCCATTTCATACAAACAGCTCCTCTGATAGACACAACCAGCAACCCccttgtcctttttttttttttttaccaagaATAAACCAAGTGTTTGAATTGCCTCCTATCATACAGAAATTTTCAACAAAGATCATATGTCATGAAAACATACCCTCCCTACCAcaccaaaaaattaataacaagaGTAACAATAAACAAAGAGTACCATCCTGATTCAGATAATCAAAATCACCATcacacaaaattaaaaataaataaagaaaaataaaattgcacaTATGACATGCAACCGCTATCAACTTAGAATTcctcacaattttttattttcatctttcaaATTCTTCACCATATTGTATTTCCATTCACAACTTAGATTTCATACATCTCCCAAAGGGAAGGGGAAAACAAGGAGTTTCcttctccaaaaaaaaaccaagaaaattaTCCAAgaaaaaag from Vitis vinifera cultivar Pinot Noir 40024 chromosome 9, ASM3070453v1 includes these protein-coding regions:
- the LOC100251927 gene encoding serine/threonine-protein kinase BLUS1 isoform X2, which gives rise to MEKKKYPIGPEFYTLYEEIGQGVSASVLRALCVPLNEIVAIKILDFERDNCDLNNISREAQTMNLVDHPNVLKSHCSFVSEHNLWVVMPYMAGGSCLNILKAAYPDGLEEVVIATILREVLKGLEYLHHHGHIHRDVKAGNILIDARGAIKLGDFGVSACLFDSGDRQRSRNTFVGTPCWMAPEVMEQLHGYDFKADIWSFGITALELAHGHAPFSKYPPMKVLLMTLQNAPPGLDYERDRKFSKSFKQMIASCLVKDPSKRPSAKKLLKHPFFKQARSSDYIGRTLLEGLPDLGERIKELKRKEEDMLAQKKMPDGEKEELSQNEYKRGISGWNFNLEDVKAQASLIPDVEDSGSDLGGSSNSLSGLDVHEKQSSMGHLSQVAEEGSDLMQNLPVPLPSVDSAINNIRVQSYKSDDESSIASSSHEHHISQGSSPRHDDQIENNLAEKPDPEISEKLLDMAIQSQKVGSSSDSTSSLEVNCPVKGESGNLQNQLRKMSSCNGTTVVTVVDEAPSEIISRTSKSSANSDEPDERAKMPVVQQRGRFKVTSENVDLEKVVSSPMLQKSHSFQVLNQPPTISLSSPLPSPSPSEATPSNHQGHFLFSLLNSVLQSNILQRDTILGIMRHLSSSEFIANCAADGGCMPMYTSVAEKSMLEAAHEREKDLLHEVAELQWRLICAQEEIQKFKTENAQV
- the LOC100251927 gene encoding serine/threonine-protein kinase BLUS1 isoform X3 — encoded protein: MEKKKYPIGPEFYTLYEEIGQGVSASVLRALCVPLNEIVAIKILDFERDNCDLNNISREAQTMNLVDHPNVLKSHCSFVSEHNLWVVMPYMAGGSCLNILKAAYPDGLEEVVIATILREVLKGLEYLHHHGHIHRDVKAGNILIDARGAIKLGDFGVSACLFDSGDRQRSRNTFVGTPCWMAPEVMEQLHGYDFKADIWSFGITALELAHGHAPFSKYPPMKVLLMTLQNAPPGLDYERDRKFSKSFKQMIASCLVKDPSKRPSAKKLLKHPFFKQARSSDYIGRTLLEGLPDLGERIKELKRKEEDMLAQKKMPDGEKEELSQNEYKRGISGWNFNLEDVKAQASLIPDVEDSGSDLGGSSNSLSGLDVHEKQSSMGHLSQVAEEGSDLMQNLPVPLPSVDSAINNIRVQSYKSDDESSIASSSHEHHISQGSSPRHDDQIENNLAEKPDPEISEKLLDMAIQSQKVGSSSDSTSSLEVNCPVKGESGNLQNQLRKMSSCNGTTVVTVVDEAPSEIISRTSKSSANSDEPDERAKMPVVQQRGRFKVTSENVDLEKVVSSPMLQKSHSFQVLNQPPTISLSSPLPSPSPSEATPSNHQGHFLFSLLNSVLQSNILQRDTILGIMRHLSSSEFIADGGCMPMYTSVAEKSMLEAAHEREKDLLHEVAELQWRLICAQEEIQKFKTENAQV
- the LOC100251927 gene encoding uncharacterized protein LOC100251927 isoform X4, with translation MNLVDHPNVLKSHCSFVSEHNLWVVMPYMAGGSCLNILKAAYPDGLEEVVIATILREVLKGLEYLHHHGHIHRDVKAGNILIDARGAIKLGDFGVSACLFDSGDRQRSRNTFVGTPCWMAPEVMEQLHGYDFKADIWSFGITALELAHGHAPFSKYPPMKVLLMTLQNAPPGLDYERDRKFSKSFKQMIASCLVKDPSKRPSAKKLLKHPFFKQARSSDYIGRTLLEGLPDLGERIKELKRKEEDMLAQKKMPDGEKEELSQNEYKRGISGWNFNLEDVKAQASLIPDVEDSGSDLGGSSNSLSGLDVHEKQSSMGHLSQVAEEGSDLMQNLPVPLPSVDSAINNIRVQSYKSDDESSIASSSHEHHISQGSSPRHDDQIENNLAEKPDPEISEKLLDMAIQSQKVGSSSDSTSSLEVNCPVKGESGNLQNQLRKMSSCNGTTVVTVVDEAPSEIISRTSKSSANSDEPDERAKMPVVQQRGRFKVTSENVDLEKVVSSPMLQKSHSFQVLNQPPTISLSSPLPSPSPSEATPSNHQGHFLFSLLNSVLQSNILQRDTILGIMRHLSSSEFIANCAADGGCMPMYTSVAEKSMLEAAHEREKDLLHEVAELQWRLICAQEEIQKFKTENAQVNFCWSLLLYFISLEPNAWGC